Part of the Sorghum bicolor cultivar BTx623 chromosome 1, Sorghum_bicolor_NCBIv3, whole genome shotgun sequence genome, GCACACGCACACCAATGCATCAGTCGTCGTCGACGGGAGAAGAGGCAACAATGGCACAGGACGGCTGCGAGAGCTCCAGCAaggcgtcgtcgtcgttggcAGGCAGCAGCGGCTGCTCCATGCCGTCGTTCAGGCTCAACGTGCACGCGCGGGAGTTCGTGCCGGTGCCACCCGCGGTGGTGGCCAGCCCTTTGACGGCCGCCGCCGGCTACTACTCTCCGTTCCTGCAGCtgtccggcggcggcggtggtgggctGGCCGCGGACTGGAACTTCTTTGCCGAGCCGGACCCCACGTCGTCGTCCTTCCTGCCGGACTTCGGACATGGTGGCGAGATCGCCGGAGCTGCCGGTATCAGTGGCTACCCCAACCCCAAGGGCGCGAGTCCGGCCGACGTCGCGCAGAAGATCATCAAGCAGGTTTGGAAACCATATATCATAGATGATCATCTTGGTTCTGTACTGTTTCCTGTGCACATTATTCATCGTTTCATACCAAATCACCGGTGCAGTAGCGAAGAACTATAGATTCTGAAACTGAAAATGCCGAGAGTATATATGGTGTAGGACTGTAGGTGTGATCACCGTGCCAACAGATCAGGGAGCTCTACAGGATCTCTGAATTCTCATCCTGAACTTTCGATGCATCCATTTTttatcacttgatcagtgatgtTTTCAGTAGTAACTTGTTACTTGTCAGACTATTCTCGTGATTttcggattttttttttctttttgatctGTGTAGATCATGCTGTTGACGTTTTCTTTTCATGATGTGTCCTTTATGTGTTTCTTGATTTTGGAGTGGCTGGCATTTATTAGTTACATTGTTCTCGCCTTGTGCAGGTTGAGTACCAGTTCAGTGACACTAATTTGGTTGCGAATGATTTCTTGACGAAGATCATGAACAAGGATCCTGAGGGCTATGGTATTTAAAAGcctacaacaccttctccttttttTATACAATAGAAAAGTTCCTAGACCACAGAGATAATGTACTATTAGCACACATGGAACATAAATAAATCATATGACTACAAAATACAGGGCCAGCAACACGAATGGCCTTTATAACTGATGATGAAAAAACTAAATGTGTGTTCGACGTTTTGGCCAGTTCCTTTGTCTGTCATATCATCCTGGAAGAAGATCAAGGCTATGGGGGTAACAAACCAACTGCTGGTTACGGCTCTCCGGACCTCGGAAAAGCTTGTAAGCCAATGCTGCTACCTTTGCTCCTTGCAACAACTGGTTGCCATGCATCATATCATGAAATACTTTCTTCAGGTTGTCAGCGATGACGGCAAGAAAGTGCGACGGGCTCAGCCATTCACCGAGAGACACAAAGAAGAGCTGCAGGTCAGTACTTCCGAGCAGGACAAGGTTTCAGCTACTGAAATGGAAACAATTAGCGCTTCATCTGCCTCCTATACTAAGACCAAATTAATCCTTATGACTCATGCAGTGTCGGATGGTCATCGCCGAGAATTTGCCGCATGATTCCACGAGGAACAGCCTCGAGAAGATCTTCGGCATCATTGGCAGGTCAGAACAGAACACACAACCCCCTCTGATCCCATGTAGTTTGTTGTATGCGATGTACAGTAGTCATGATCATGAGTCTCTTAACCATGTGCACTATACAACGAGTTTGCAGTGTGAAAAACATCAGAATCTGCCATCCGCAAGAACCCAGCTCTGCAAGATCATCCAAGTCCGACGCAAACACACTAGTCAGTAACAAGGTACTTGATACTGATCCGGGGCCTtccatttctttttctttcaattcagttttctttttttttatatatatctcatcaTCTGATGACAATTGTCCTGTCTGTTCTGTTCTGAAACAGCTGCATGCTCTTATAGAGTACGAGACCTCACACCAAGCCGACAGAGCAGTAAGTCAATTTCAGACAAATGAAACCTTGAAGTTTTACTTCCACTTCCCTGTGCCACTGAAATCTGTTCTTGTGCTTCATCAGGTGGACAAGTTGAACGACGAAAGAAACTGGAGGAGGGGCCTCCGCGTGCGCCCGGTGCTGCGACGATCGGTAACTGAAGCTCATTCATTCATCGGTTCTAGTCCCATTTCAGAACTATGATCACTGACTTGGCATGCCGGCGCCCATCCAACTCACCACAGCCCAAGGCGGCAACACGGCTGAAGCGGCCGGACTTGGACCACCTCGCCGCCTCCGACGAGGAGCGCTCGCCGCAGTCGCAGGGCTCGTCGTCCGACTCCCTGACGGCGGCGCACTTTCCTGACAACAGCGTAAGCGGAAACGCCACGCCATGCTATGATGTTCCTGCCTGACCATGTCTCTGCCGCTAACTGATGCGCACGATTGGATTGCACGCATTTCTCGCTTtggcagcagcaggaggaggaccAGCACCAGCACGTCGGCGCCAAGAAGCCATGGGGCAGAGGGCGGGGCAGGCCGCCGCAGACGCTGCACTCCTCCGCGCACGCTGCTGGCGCGCCGGGGCATCTGGACAGCCTCGCGGCGAGCCCCAGGCACGCGGCGCAGGGGCCGAGGATGCCCGACGGCACGCGAGGGTTCACCATGGGCCGGGGGAGGCCGGCGGCGCCTGCCGTGGCATCGGCTGCTGTCGTCCGGGTCGTGTAGGTCGCCAGCTCCGCGGTAGTGTCTGACCGGTCAAATGTTTGATGACTGTTTTTTTCTTTGAGGCAAGATTTGGTTTATTTTGAGggagaagatgaaagtggcagcgtcatctttttttttctttttctttcttgtgGGGTCTAAATAAGTCGTTTTGATTTTGTTTTTAATTACGGAATAATATGTATGTGGTAAAGTTGCATTGCTGTCTGTCATGTAATTTGAGGAGGTTATGGGCTTATATATGGCAAAAGTACGGACTAGAATTATCTTTGACTTTGCTATTTATTTGTTGACAGATTTTTTTATAGTAAATTTGTCAGATTTCTATACATTTGATTGTACTTTAGAATTTGTGCTACAACTAATAACTACTAGATCATATTTATACAAAAAAAAGATAGATTTAATTACATAAAATATTTCGACAGATAACTAAACACTCTCATTATCCTTTTGAAGTTTGGATTCAGAGCACCTCTTAAGAAAGAGAGAGTTTTGATTCCGAGTAAATTAAAATCAATATAATAGTTAGTAAACATACTCCCTCTATTATCTTTTATTATCAGACAtatggtgttttttttttttgatgataTGTTGGGCACGGGGTACCTTCCGAGGAACTCGACGATGCATGCTTAATCAGCACAATTAATCCCGTGTATGTATGCAGTGGCGGACTCAGGATTTGGCCAAGACTAGGTAAGCAAAGTTTGCAAATGTAGAGAAATTCttgaactatataattaatagtACGATACAATAGCTATGAAATATCAATGAACATTGAAAAATAAATACCTATTGTCTAGTGATGATTCGTTATTCTTGTTCACCAACTCGAGAGAAATACGATGCAATAGTTCTTGTCCTCTTCATCTAATTGGAATCAAAAGTTCATAATTAGTAGGTAAAATCAAGAGAAAAGAATAACTGAATTACTaaactaaaaaattaaaaaaaaaataccttCACTCAACTCACTCACGGCTTCAGCTTGTGGACAGGGTGGCGGCTTCACTGCCGAGGGGGCGAGCCGGCCAGACCAGCGCGGCCCCTGGCGGTGGCACCCTGGCCCTGCGTTGCAAGCCCCTGCTGCCTGCCTGCGCTGCCGCGAGCAGGCCACGCCTTGGCCGCCGCAGCCGCGAGCTGGCGCCCTGTCCCTACCTGCGCAGCTCTGTGACTCTGCGAGGCTGTGAGCAGGCCACGGCCATGCTCTGGCCGCGAGGGTGCCGAGCCGTCGCGCCGAGCAGCCGACGCCGGAACAAGAGCCTGGTCGCCTGGCTCAAGCGGAGGCGAGGCGTCTGCGTCCGGGTGCGAGCATGCGATGGCGTTGGCGTGGGCAGAGAAGCCACCGCCAGGGGAGTTACCGCAGGTGGAGCGTGGCTGAGCGTCTGACCGACTTCTCCCCCCCCCCTAGTCTTCGCCCTAGTCTTCTCTTTAAAATGGGCTTCTATCTTGGATCAAAACTAAAGAGTTGCTCCTAAATTTTATGGGCCATGACCTACTGGCCCTAGGCCTAGGCCCGCCCCTGTATGTATGCGAAGGGAAACCAAAGCGTACAGCACATGCTTAGGGTTTGTTTAATGTAGCTCAACTTTACTAGTAAAACTACTTTCTAAATGAAACTgagttgttttggaaaaagtgttagcttcaccaactacttcatgcatagttcagagagagaaatgagagaaAGAGTTGCAATAAACTAATTTTTTCACCTTCATCCCAACTCATATTTTTATgagaagagaagaaaaacaCCTTGATCTATAAAACTGTTTTGAAAATAAGAGTTTAACAAAAACTACCAAATAGACCCGTGTACCCAGTTGTGATGCATGCATGCGGAGGAAAACCGATGGGACGTTGGTGTGCAAGCAAAATTAAAGAAGCCAACCACTCATTTTGGTATATGGGATTCTACCTCTTGCGCCTAAAAAAGATAATGGAGGGAGTAACAAGTAAAATAAAACGTCGACTTTTTCATGAAAGGCTCATTTTGATAGAGTTTCCTCTGATTATCCATAGAAATTGATTATCTAATATCTCCATGGCTCTTGATAAACTCCACTTATAAATTAGGAGATTCTGTACTTcgaatgaggccttgtttagttatgaaaaatttttggttttcggaactgtagcacttttcgtttttatttgataaacattgtctaatcatggagtaactaggcttaaaagatttatctcacgatttacatgtaaactgtgtaattagtttttatttttgtctatatttagtac contains:
- the LOC110430184 gene encoding la-related protein 6C-like is translated as MLTHGDSPPHTLDRNTIQIAGHTRTRTRTPMHQSSSTGEEATMAQDGCESSSKASSSLAGSSGCSMPSFRLNVHAREFVPVPPAVVASPLTAAAGYYSPFLQLSGGGGGGLAADWNFFAEPDPTSSSFLPDFGHGGEIAGAAGISGYPNPKGASPADVAQKIIKQVEYQFSDTNLVANDFLTKIMNKDPEGYVPLSVISSWKKIKAMGVTNQLLVTALRTSEKLVVSDDGKKVRRAQPFTERHKEELQCRMVIAENLPHDSTRNSLEKIFGIIGSVKNIRICHPQEPSSARSSKSDANTLVSNKLHALIEYETSHQADRAVDKLNDERNWRRGLRVRPVLRRSPKAATRLKRPDLDHLAASDEERSPQSQGSSSDSLTAAHFPDNSQQEEDQHQHVGAKKPWGRGRGRPPQTLHSSAHAAGAPGHLDSLAASPRHAAQGPRMPDGTRGFTMGRGRPAAPAVASAAVVRVV